GGGCCGCGAGGCAGTCTGTCGCATACCGAAATTTAATCCAGCCGCCACTGTTGGGGCCACAATGGAACCCTACATCCCGGTTGCGCTTGTTTCGCGCGAGGGAGACAGACCATGACGCCGCAGGAACGCCAACTCGTCGACGAGCTTTTCGACCGGCTTTCGAAACTGGAAAATGCACCGCGCGATCCCGACGCGATCGCCGCGATTTCGGACGGGCTGCGCAAGGCGCCCGGCGCGGTCTATGCGCTGGTGCAGACCACGCTGTTGCAGGACGAAGCGCTGAGGCGCGCCCATGACCGCATCCAGGAGCTGGAAGCGGCCCATGCGCCCGAGCAGGCCCAGTCCGGCGGCTTCCTGGATACCATGCGCGACACGCTGTTCGGCTCGAGCCCATCCCGCGGCTCGGTTCCGAACGTGCCGCCGCGCGACTCTCGACCGGTCTGGAACAGCGGCCAGGCGATGCAGCAGGCCCAGCCGGGCTATGGCCAGCCGCCTTATGGTCAGGCTTACGGGCAAGGCCAGGGTTACGGACAAGGCGCCCCGCCGGTCGGCGGTGGCGGCGGCTCGTTCCTGGGCACGGCAGCGGCGGCCGCGGCCGGCGTGGTCGGCGGCTCGCTGCTGCTCTCAAGCATCCGCGGCATGATGGGCGGCGGATCGCACCAGGCTTTTGGCGACACCACGATCATCGAGGAACGCGGTGGCGGCAGCCCGTGGAGTGGTGGCGACCAGTCCGGCGGCTCGCTGGCGCGCGATGCCGGCCTCAACGACATCGGATCGAACCGGGATTCGCGCCAAGATTCCCACCAAGGCTTGTTCGACCAGGCCTCGAACGATCGCGACGGCAATG
This portion of the Bradyrhizobium diazoefficiens genome encodes:
- a CDS encoding DUF2076 domain-containing protein, with the translated sequence MTPQERQLVDELFDRLSKLENAPRDPDAIAAISDGLRKAPGAVYALVQTTLLQDEALRRAHDRIQELEAAHAPEQAQSGGFLDTMRDTLFGSSPSRGSVPNVPPRDSRPVWNSGQAMQQAQPGYGQPPYGQAYGQGQGYGQGAPPVGGGGGSFLGTAAAAAAGVVGGSLLLSSIRGMMGGGSHQAFGDTTIIEERGGGSPWSGGDQSGGSLARDAGLNDIGSNRDSRQDSHQGLFDQASNDRDGNDQDDDNNGNGNTDLADDSDFGGGDDGGSDYA